The sequence GAGAAGCTGCGCGCCCTCGGGCACACCGTCAAGCTCGCCGGAGGATAGAGCCATGGACTATCGCGTCATCTCCGCCGACTGCCACGTCGATCTGCCGTGGCTGCCGCCCGATCTCTTCACCAGCCAGGCCTCGGCGGCGATGCGTGAGCGCATGCCCTTCGTGACCGACGGGCCCAAGGGCCCGATCTGGGTTTCGAAGAAGGGCAGCCAGTTCGGCTTGGTGAACGGGATGGGCTCGGCCGGACGCGAATACGTGCCCGGCCAGATCCACCGCTCGGATCGCATGGCGTCTACCGGTCTTTACGATGACGGCAGGCGCGGGATCCGGCGTCTCACCGATCCGGACCTACGCTTGCGCGATCAGGCGCGGGACGGCGTGCAGGCCGAGGTGCTCTACGGCATCCTCGGCACGAGCGACCGCCTCCAGGATCCCGAGGCGGCGGTCGAGATGATGCGCATCTACAACGAATGGCTCGCCGGCTTCTGCGCCAGCCATCCGGATCGCTACGCGGGCCTCGCCTGCATCCCGAGCCTCTCCATCGAGGCCGCGGTGACGGAGATCGAGCGCGTGGCCAAGCGTGGCGTCGCGCGCGGGATCGAGATCGCCAACTCCCACGACATGCCCCGCCTCTGGGATCCCGTGTGGGAGCCGGTGTGGCGCGCCGCGGCCACCGCGGGCCTGCCCGTGCACTTCCACACCATCGGCGCCAAGCGCGCGGACTGGTCGGCCATGCCGCCGCGTGTGCAGCGCGTGGCTTTCGCCACCCACATCACCGGCTTCCAGCTCCACATGGCCGACGTGCTCATGAGCGTGATCTTCGCCGGCGTGCTCGAGCGGTATCCCAATCTCAAGCTCGTCATCGGCGAGAGCGGCATCGGCTGGATCCCCTACGTGCTCGATCGCATGGACCTCGAGTGGGAAGACCAGTTCAAGGACCTCGACCTGACCATGCGTCCCAGCGAGTACTGGCGTCGCCAGTGCAAGGCCACCTACCAGAGCGATCGCATCGGCGTCGCCCTGCTCGAGGAGCTGGGGCCGGAGACCATCATGTGGGGCTCGGACTTCCCGCACCCGGACGGGGTGTGGCCCGACTCCCAGGAGTTCATCCAGAAGGAGC is a genomic window of Candidatus Methylomirabilota bacterium containing:
- a CDS encoding amidohydrolase family protein → MDYRVISADCHVDLPWLPPDLFTSQASAAMRERMPFVTDGPKGPIWVSKKGSQFGLVNGMGSAGREYVPGQIHRSDRMASTGLYDDGRRGIRRLTDPDLRLRDQARDGVQAEVLYGILGTSDRLQDPEAAVEMMRIYNEWLAGFCASHPDRYAGLACIPSLSIEAAVTEIERVAKRGVARGIEIANSHDMPRLWDPVWEPVWRAAATAGLPVHFHTIGAKRADWSAMPPRVQRVAFATHITGFQLHMADVLMSVIFAGVLERYPNLKLVIGESGIGWIPYVLDRMDLEWEDQFKDLDLTMRPSEYWRRQCKATYQSDRIGVALLEELGPETIMWGSDFPHPDGVWPDSQEFIQKELGHLPESTRRKVVCENAGRLYGFIN